The Geoalkalibacter subterraneus genome contains the following window.
CCTCGCGCCGTGTGCGACCTAAGAAAACATAATCCAGGAGTCGAAAATGAAGGATATCCCGCAATGGGTGCAGAATATCCTTCAATGAAAACTGTAAGGAACCAAGATATGTTTCTTGGCCATACCTTACAGAATCGCTTTGATTTCTGGTTGTGAGCGATTAAACTCTTTTTCAGGCCAATTGGCATATATTGTGTTTGTTGATCTGGTAGATCGGCTTTGCAGGAGAAGAGTTTTCTTTTATGGATAACGGGACAACCAACCCTCCAAAATGGATTGAACCACTGCTGTTCGTGGCGGCCTCCGTTCTTCTTGGCGCAGTTGCATTTGTTCTCATAAAAGGCGGGTCCGAAATCGACCACCAGGGCGGACCGATCGCGGATATCACCGTCAACCTCAACGGAGAGCCTGTGCGCGAACACTGTGTGACCTGTCACACCGAGGGCGGAAGACCTCTGCAGGAAAGTGGGGTGCGGGCCAGTGCCCCGCACCCGGATATCGCCCCTCACAGAATCGATCTTCTTGGTTGCACAAGCTGTCATCTTGGCGAGGGGATGGCCCTTGACGAGCGCATCTCACACGGGCTGCCCGGTTTTGGCGCAAGAAAGATTCTTTCTGGTCAGCAACTGCAGGCGCGCTGTTTTGCCTGTCATCCTCTTAAGCCGTTGCCTGGCGCTGATGAGGCCTGGAGCGGATACGTTCTTTTTCAGGAAAAGGGGTGCGGCCTGTGCCACCGTATCGCTGGTGCACAAGCCGGCGGGCGGTTCGGGCCGGACCTGAGCGACATTGGATCGCGTTTTGGGCTGGAAAAACTGGCTGAATCCATCAAAGATCCCGACCTCTCGCCGCCCAATTCCATCATGCCGCGCTTTCCCCTCTCGAGTTCTCAGGTGCGAAGCCTGAGCTATTTTCTCAAGAGCCGGATCGCAGACCCGTATTTGGGCAGGTGCGGCCATGAATCGCAGGCAATGGCTGCAACGGTTTGCACTCTGGACCATGGCCGGCAGCGCCTTTGCCATCCTGGGGGGCATCCTGCTCGATGTCTGGCGGGCTGCGGGTCTCTTTTCGACCAGCCACTGGCGTGAAGTGGGGCGTCTTGCCGATTTTCCCCGCGACGGCACCTATCCCCTGCCTGCCGAGCGCATCGCTGTGGTGCGCAAGGGCGGACGTCTTGCCGCCATCAGCCTCGAGTGCACTCATCTCGGCTGTCTGGTCAATGCCCTGGAGAGCGGATTTTTCTGCCCCTGCCATGGCAGCGAACCGGGACGCTGGTTCGCGGGGGACCGTCTCTGGCTGATTCTTATTCTTGCCGCCATCCTGGTCAGCCAGGCGGCCTTTATTGTTATAGGCCAGTATCTGCGCGGCGAAAACTGGAAGTTCGTTATCCCCTTCTGAAACCAAAAGGAGTCAACACCATGAAAAAAATTATGCTTATCCCGTTCTCCCTGTTTGTCGTTGTCTTGTTTTTCGCCCTCGTTCAGACCAGCTTTGCCGCCCAGAACGATGAGGCTTTCACCCGGGTGCTCAACACCTCCATGGCAGATCTGACCGAAGAGGCCCGACAGATATTGGAAAATCGCTATCCGGACGAAACCTGGGAGCAGTACGACTTTCCCTCTTACGTCTATACCAGCGATGCGGTGGAGACAGGATACGGGATTGCCGTCAAGGAGCCCGAACTGCTGTCCCACTTCAAATGCTACTGCTTCTGCGACGCCATGGGGCATCAGAGCCTGTTGTGGTGCTTTCTCAAAGAGGGGAAGCTGGAGAAAGGTTTCGACGCTCACGGCGCCGACTGTAATGTCTGCTACGGCCAGGCGATGATGGCCCTGCTCTGGGATGAGGCTGGAATCCCTGTGGAGCGGATGCAGCAGGGATACGAGAAAAAATTCGAGCGGTTGATCGAGCAGTTCGGCAAGTGAGCCGAGCCGCGACCAGGTGCTGCAATTGGGCTGCTGCGAGTTGCTGTTCAGCCTGTCTGTGCTACTTGTTGTGTAGGTAGGCGCTGAATTTCCCGAATGTTCTGAGGAGGAGCTGATGAAAGATCCTGTCTGCAACATGGACGTTTCGCCTGACGATGCCGCCGCTTCCTTCGAATATGAAGGGGAAACCTATTATTTCTGCTCCGAGAAATGCCGGGACAAATTTCAGAGTGATCCCAAGGCGGTTCTCGAAAAAAAAGAAAAGAAGAAGGAAGAGGAGAAAAAAACGGCCGGAGATGACGAGCGTGAGTATACCTGCCCCATG
Protein-coding sequences here:
- a CDS encoding PCYCGC motif-containing (lipo)protein, whose product is MKKIMLIPFSLFVVVLFFALVQTSFAAQNDEAFTRVLNTSMADLTEEARQILENRYPDETWEQYDFPSYVYTSDAVETGYGIAVKEPELLSHFKCYCFCDAMGHQSLLWCFLKEGKLEKGFDAHGADCNVCYGQAMMALLWDEAGIPVERMQQGYEKKFERLIEQFGK
- a CDS encoding c-type cytochrome; its protein translation is MDNGTTNPPKWIEPLLFVAASVLLGAVAFVLIKGGSEIDHQGGPIADITVNLNGEPVREHCVTCHTEGGRPLQESGVRASAPHPDIAPHRIDLLGCTSCHLGEGMALDERISHGLPGFGARKILSGQQLQARCFACHPLKPLPGADEAWSGYVLFQEKGCGLCHRIAGAQAGGRFGPDLSDIGSRFGLEKLAESIKDPDLSPPNSIMPRFPLSSSQVRSLSYFLKSRIADPYLGRCGHESQAMAATVCTLDHGRQRLCHPGGHPARCLAGCGSLFDQPLA
- a CDS encoding ubiquinol-cytochrome c reductase iron-sulfur subunit, with translation MGRLADFPRDGTYPLPAERIAVVRKGGRLAAISLECTHLGCLVNALESGFFCPCHGSEPGRWFAGDRLWLILILAAILVSQAAFIVIGQYLRGENWKFVIPF